TGGTTGACTCGTACATCTTCATATCACCCTAAGTCAAACAAGCAACAATTCTAATGTTTTGCAGGCTTACTTTCCAAATTCATGAGCAGAGTTGTCATATAGCTGCCAAAGATAACATTTAAAAGGTTAGTGTTCATTTCCTACCCTGCATATGTTATGTGTGAATAGGACCAGGAAACCATTGTGTCTGTTGTAAATGACCTGGATGAGGTTGAATCTTAGCACCAGAGAACCAAGGCACCTGTTCTAATAACAAAATGAGGTGTTGATAAATTACAGTAGCACAATCCATGTTTGAAGCCTAAATAATTAGCCAAACAATCAAgactgacaaaaataaaataaaaacgtcaTAACCATACTTGAGGGAGTCCATACATATAATTGCTGGCATTCTGATGTGAATGGCCAGTGCATCTCATCAGTTCAACACCAGTCAGACACAGCTTTGTCAGAAACTTGCTGgtgtctggatgtttttgtCCATGAGTGAGAATTGTCATTGGAGATGCAGCGCTCAGTCGGGCTCTCTGCTCTTGTCTTTGTAGAGATGcagctcctccatcttctcctgcaAGAAGGAAACGGGCATGGAGCATCCTCGGGTTCTCTGTGGCAGTGTGTTGACCTGGGAAACAGAAAAGATAAATCAAGAAACAAACTCGGGAACAATATTTTATTGTGGAAACAACATTtcaccaaaactatctgcacTTGGTAGCAAGGACGAGTTAACAGAGGACACTTCTTCTCAGTTCTCTCTTGTAAATGAGACACGTTTACTTTTAGAAAAGACAACCTGGGCACAGAAAAGATTATTTCTTGATTTcatttgctgtgttgtgttatgGATTTTGGACCAGAGGTCTAAGCAGCCAACCTTAAGTGAGAACACCCGAGGAGGAGCTTTGAGAAGGGAACGTTTTTATTTATCGACATGTGATggtcattttcaggttcatctAGAACTTTTGATTTCTAcgagaacatgtttacattccTTAACACAGGGGTCGCTGCATACCTAAAACTGCCAACCAGTAAAACTAATTGTACTTGCTATAAAATTGCATTGATTTAAaaggttcatttatttatcattctACAAATCAGCGTTGTATTAAAAATGCTATAGTTGTAGTCCCTTTATGCTATTGGAAATGCAAAAAGGAGGATTTTAATAAACTTTTTATCATcaaacagcacagcacacacagtgaaacttagactctgcatttaacccatccttgtattaggagcagtgggcagcctCTATACAGCGCCCGGGAGCAGTGAGGGggtctggtgccttgctcaagggcacctcggcaTACGCACTGAGCTGCTGCCGCCCCACCACCATTCACACCAAGAGTGACAACCAAGGACACATCACTCAGTCCTGAAACCTCCCCACCATCAGACTCTTCTTCACTCAGTGAGCAAGTCTACTGCCTGACCTACATTCATGAATCTCTTTCGACACTAAATACTGACtgtttgtgggttggtaggcaCTGCAGATGTGTAAGTCACACTAAATGTTAGTACACCAGTGGAATTTAAACTTTAGGCTACACATTTCCcactgttagcaagccccctatagccggtgcgggccgaccagtggtatctcctgttagccgtcccccggcggggcccgagcagccgggagactgggtgactgtccgaaagaagtgttatcagaagcccacgtggttcaccaccaaccgcttgctgtttctaacaggttctccccactcagtgacacaccagctgagaagccaactctggttatcggtagctcaattttgagatacgttcattttgagacaccagctacgacagtcacgtgcattcctggggccagagcgggcgacatagaagcacattagaaactgctggctaaggctgaatgtaaatacagtaagattgttattcacgtcggcggtaatgacacgcgattgcgtcaatcggagtgtactaaagttaatgtggagtcggtgtgtacatttgccaaaacaatgtcggactccgtagttttctctggtcctctgccaaatcttttgaatgatgacatgtttagccgcatgtcatcattccgtcgctggctctcatggtggtgtccaggtaatgatgtgggcttcgtagacaattggcggactttctggggaagacctggtctgattaggaatgacggcatccatcctactttggctggagcagatctcatatccaataatattacaaagtttattagtggacctaatccatgacaacccagagttgagaccaggtgAAAGAGTTGCAgccttacacacttctctgtgcttctctcCGGGCAGTGatccactcaaatccccatagtgactgtgtctgccccacgaccactgaaattaatcaaatctatggttaacagaagaggagttatacatgaaaacctaattaaaataaacaccaccgctgcaaaagtgcaactaaatcgaaaaatgaaatgtgggctcttaattattatcagataataagattgatttattttgtctcactgaaacctggctgagacatgaagaatatgtcagtctaaatgaatccactcctcctggtcatattaatactcacattcctcgaggtactggccgaggaagTGGAGTTGCAGCAATATATGACtcaaacctaaactaaactataactcttttgaaagccttgttcttacgctctcaaacccaacatggaaaatataataaagccagttttatttgttactgtgtaccgccctcctggtccgtattctgaatttctatctgaattctcagaatttttatcaagtttaatccttaaaacagataaagtaattattgtaggtgactttaatattcatgtggatgttgatagtgacagccttaataatgcatttatctcaatattagattcaattgggttcagtcagaatgtacatgaaccaactcactgtttaaaccacactctggaccttgttctgggatatggtgttgaaattgaaagtttatcagtgtgtccacataatcctcttttatcagaccattttttaataacttttgaagtcctgttactggactacaagccagtaggcaaaatatcctacgctcgatgtttatctgaaagtgctgtgactaaatttaaggaagtgattccatcagcacttaattcaataccagtaTAATGGAGGACTTCagtgctaactttagtccctcccaaattaatcatcttgttgatagcgctgcagcctcactgcgaataacacttgactctgtcgctcctctaaagaagaagatcataaaacagaaaagaaagctccatggcttaatttacaaatccgcaaactaaaacaaaagtcgagaaatcttgaaagtaaatggcgttccactaaattggaagaatctcgtttagtctggttagatcatcttaaaacgtataagaaggctctccgtaatgccagagcagcttattactcttccttaatagaagaaaataagaacaaccccaggtttcttttcagcactgtagccaggctgacagagagccacagctctacagagccttctattcctatatctctcagtagtgacgacttcatgagcttctttaacgataaaattataattattagagacaaaattaatctcctcctgacctcaattggtaatgacttcaACTGCCGGAATTTccaaaacattagtaactcctgaaatatatctagactgttttactccaatcaaccttaaccaactaacttcagcaatctcatcgtctaagccatcaacctgtcttttaaaaccgattccaactaaactgtttaaagaagttttacccttaattaacacctcgttattaaatatgatcaacctgcctctattatctggctacgtaccacaatcctttaaagtagctgtaataaaaccacttcttaaaaagcctagtcttgatccagaggttttagccaactataggccgatatctaaccttccctttctcgctaagatccttgagaaagcagttgcaaaacagttatgtgattttttacataatagtttatttgaggtttttaaatctggatttagagttcatcatagcacagagacggcactggtgaaagttaccaatgaccttctattggcatcagacaaaggacttgtcttgttagacctcagtgctgctacagcgactacagagactggaacattgtgttggcataaaaggaaccgcattaagctggttcaagtcctatttatccgagcaatctcaatttgtatgtgttaacgataaatcctccatgacagccaaaatcagtcttggagttccgcagggttctgtacttggaccgattctattcaccttatatatgcttcctttgggcaatattataaggaaccactctataaactttcattgttatgcggatgatacccaattatatctatcaattaaaccagatgaaaccaatcaattggctaaacttcaagcatgccttaaggacataaaaacttggatgtctagcaactttttgatgttaaacacagacaaaactgaagttattatacttggccccaaacgcctctgaaacgcattttctaatgacatagaagctctggatggcattaatttggcctccagcaccactgtaaggaatcttggcgtcatctttgatcaggatctgtcgtttaactcccacataaaacaaatctcaaggactttCATCtgcgtaacattgcaaaaataagacatcctgtctcaaaatgatgcaaaaaaaCTAGTCCATTCATTtattacttcaaggctggattactgcaactcattgttgtcccaaaaagttgcttaagactctttagttgatccaaaatgcagcggcacgtgtaatgacaagaactaggaaaagggatcatattactcctgtattagctgctctgcactggctcccagtaaaatacagaatagaattcaaaatccttctcctgacttacaaagcaattaatggtcaggctccagcatatcttaaagatctcatagtaccttataaaccaactagagcattacgctccgagactgcagggttacttgtagtttctagagtctctaagagtacaatgggagccagagccttcagctatcaagctcctctccagtggaaccagcttccagtttgtgttcgggaggcagacacactctccatatttaagagcaggctaaagactttcctttttgatgaagcttatagttagggctggctcaggtttgccctggatcagcccctagttatgctgctataggcttagacttccgggggacacctccctgctctcttccttctcttcctctcttctcccctccctctcttcttctccctctctatctgtatgcatttatcttaatgtatgttactaactcatcatccggggtatcatcccggagtttctgtgtctcatgtggcaggttgccactgataaagtttacgtcaggatcaggaatcgtggctgcgcctgctgccctggtcctgctggacaccgggaagcctttttgacattttcctggattcatccaaactttctctttttcaacacaacatcattttctttcaaatgttgtatttgtactatgttgtttatcctgtacacacgacatctattgcacatctgtccgtcctgggagagggatccctcctcagttgctctccctgaggtttcttccatttttccccctttaattatggggtttcttttaggaagttttcacttgtgcgagggtctaaggacagagggtgttgtaacctgtacagtctgtaaagcacactgagacaaatgtataatttgtgatattgggctatacaaataaatttgatttgatttgtgccCGACAGCAGCCAGTGTTGGTGATTGACTCATCATTCATTAGCTCCTGTAGTAGCACCTGTACGTGTTTAGTCCTAGTGAATGACTGCTGAGTCAGCACATGTAGTCACTCCAGAGATTTAGACTGACAAACAGATATTTCAAGAGCATTTGTGACGTAAAAATAAGatacaaaaaagagaaaaggttcAGAAACTCTGTCCTCCTGTATGATCACCTTGCATGGACTCACGTCctttctcatctttctctctggAGATGCATATACAAGAGAGTTGTGGTGGTTTCCCCTCCTGTCCTTTTTCTCAGGTGTCCACTCTCCAGGATCTGTCTGAGTGGAGCGGTCCGACAGCGTGGCGTCACCTGTGTTATTTTCCCAAAGAGAGGTGCGCTGGTTGTTTTCTGTCTCGTGACTTTGGGGAAAAACAAAGGCCTCCTCCTCTATATCTACCAGGGAACAAAAAGACATTGGTGTTCAGGGTTCAAGTTCATTTTGTAGGCAGGGAATTGTTGCGTTATACATAATGGAGAAAGGACGTACTCCAGCTGTTACCCTTGATTCTGGAGTCGGGGGCCGGGGTGCACGGGCAGGATccagttgtgtttttatgtttcttcaAGCACTCTATTCCCACCAGATCTCTACAGTGTCTGTGACAGTTTATCCCACAGTctgagagaaaggaaaacataTTGAGACTTTAAAAGAAGCACTTCTACTTAAAGGATCAGCTCGCTCAAATTACAAAAGGTCTGTGGAATAAATGAGCACcacaaaacaaatgactttCACATGGCAGGTGGCAGCACAAATCCCAGAGACACATCGCAAAATGATCTGCTTGGCCAGATACCATAttcagatgtttttcttttgtgatatgggtgaactgaccctttagcTTCTATTACCTTGCATCACCTTGCTCTGAATACTCTTTGATGAAGTATGAAATGACATGGACTGTGATCTTACCTTTACAGTGGTAGCCCTGTTTGATGACTCCCCACAGCTACAAGAGGACAGACATGATACATGTGATATTGCAGTTTGAATTGGCCATTTATATAAAAACCATGGATACAGTAGATACTCACAAAGCCTCCACAAGTCTCGCAAAACGTCGGCCGTTTATACGTGGTCTCATGgaagttgtgtgtgttgaagttgTAGCCCAGCTTGGCACATATAGACATTCCCCTTATGAAGTAAGACGTGATTTCTTCACGGCTGATTTGTCCCTCCCTGGGCAGAAAATTTCCCAAAAGTGAATAAGTGAGTTGAGGTTTATTACAAACCATTCAATACTTGAATGCGGTTTCGTGTTTTCTCTTGCACCTACGTCACGGCGAGAGGCCTCTGTGCGTGTAGCAGCTTCCTCACCTGTCAGTTTCATGAGTgcagaaggagaaggggaagTTGGCTGCTATTTTCTCAAAGTCCTCCAGTGAAATGTAACCATCCTGGTTCAGGTCGTAATTTTTCATTATGGACTGCAGGGGGCAACAGAGCAATCAGATATTCAGTTGCAATTGTCAAGGAGCAGTTGGTAAGTTCTGCTTTGTCCTGCCAAGTAATAAGGAAGTGAAAGACAGGAGGTTGTTGCTGTGTCACATACTCACATCCACCATCTGTTTGACATGTTTAGATATGGTGTCAGGGTCGAGCCTGGGGTTGACCCCTGAACCCCACTCTGCCACAACGGGCGGTTTCACTGGAGCTACAGCCTGTGGACCGACAGATGCAGTGATGAGACACGAAGGACTGCACATGtgagaaacaagaaaacaaaaaagagcacACCCACCACATAACACGCTTCCCTAACGTACAGCGCTTTGATGTGGCTGATTTTGATGTATTTCAGCACAGAgtctgtgcttttgttttgacaaagaTGTTACACCCACAGAGAGCACACAAATGTGCCTCCTCTTGTGAAGAGAGGTTGAAACAAGTCTGAGCCTGATGGCGTTAGATAGAGCTCAACTTCAAAGAGGAGTATGTAGCTCAACTGACCTGGATCTTGGTGTTCTTGGGTTCTTTGTTGTATGAAAGTTCATATATCTCATCCTCAGTGTAGTATAAATCTAGAGAGAGCTGaagcattaaaagaaaataactttaaaatgttcttcGTGGAATCTTTTTTATCCAaattcttaaaaaaagaaatcatctcCTCGTTTCTGTCTCGTACCGTGAGCAGATGCAGAAGGTCTTTGTTGGCCTCGAAGGGCGGCGTGCAACTGTGAATGGCCACCAGGTCGTTGATGTTGCTGTACAGGTGCTGCAACTTGCTCAGGTTGATCTTGTCATCGTCGATGTAGTCCGGGAGGGCCTCATTCAGCGAGATCAGATCCTTCAGGTGGACGCCCAGGATGGGCACCTTGAAGCCGCTGCACTCGTTGTAAACCCGTCGGTAGTTGATGTAGTTGCTGCGTGAGGAGAGCAGCTCTGTCATCTCACTCAGGGCCTGAAAGAGGATAAATGTGTCATGTGTCTCTATAGTTAGTAATTTAGTCTTTTAGTATAgccataaaaatataaaatacatttaagtgaCCAAATAAGAACATTCGGTGTAAAGATTCTATATACAACTCGGTCAGcgcattaaaaacaataatgtttcaACATTTTTATGC
This genomic interval from Cottoperca gobio chromosome 13, fCotGob3.1, whole genome shotgun sequence contains the following:
- the rasgrp4 gene encoding RAS guanyl-releasing protein 4 isoform X1, giving the protein MNKTKRKPNGESRKLVQRRRNTCPSPHDITRALQSPSSAPSASAASLDELIQRCLNCFDPEGKLSSPRGSQLVHMTLMMHSWVVPSQKFAQKLLTLYKDCPSDKRGLKRTQICHLIRQWISQFPAVFEADPLLEQTMGDLWALVRSDGEEAHSQLIDTPCLGPHVNIFQAPSPSVKKRKVSLIFDHMEPHEMAEHLSYLEFKNFCNVSFMDYRSYVVRGSVRDNPALERSVMMCNGVSQWVQLMILSRHTAQQRAQVFTKFIHVAQKLRVLQNFNTLMAVTGGLCHSSISRLKDTSNLLTPDITKALSEMTELLSSRSNYINYRRVYNECSGFKVPILGVHLKDLISLNEALPDYIDDDKINLSKLQHLYSNINDLVAIHSCTPPFEANKDLLHLLTLSLDLYYTEDEIYELSYNKEPKNTKIQAVAPVKPPVVAEWGSGVNPRLDPDTISKHVKQMVDSIMKNYDLNQDGYISLEDFEKIAANFPFSFCTHETDREGQISREEITSYFIRGMSICAKLGYNFNTHNFHETTYKRPTFCETCGGFLWGVIKQGYHCKDCGINCHRHCRDLVGIECLKKHKNTTGSCPCTPAPDSRIKGNSWNIEEEAFVFPQSHETENNQRTSLWENNTGDATLSDRSTQTDPGEWTPEKKDRRGNHHNSLVYASPERKMRKDVSPCKVNTLPQRTRGCSMPVSFLQEKMEELHLYKDKSREPD
- the rasgrp4 gene encoding RAS guanyl-releasing protein 4 isoform X3, which encodes MTLMMHSWVVPSQKFAQKLLTLYKDCPSDKRGLKRTQICHLIRQWISQFPAVFEADPLLEQTMGDLWALVRSDGEEAHSQLIDTPCLGPHVNIFQAPSPSVKKRKVSLIFDHMEPHEMAEHLSYLEFKNFCNVSFMDYRSYVVRGSVRDNPALERSVMMCNGVSQWVQLMILSRHTAQQRAQVFTKFIHVAQKLRVLQNFNTLMAVTGGLCHSSISRLKDTSNLLTPDITKALSEMTELLSSRSNYINYRRVYNECSGFKVPILGVHLKDLISLNEALPDYIDDDKINLSKLQHLYSNINDLVAIHSCTPPFEANKDLLHLLTLSLDLYYTEDEIYELSYNKEPKNTKIQAVAPVKPPVVAEWGSGVNPRLDPDTISKHVKQMVDSIMKNYDLNQDGYISLEDFEKIAANFPFSFCTHETDREGQISREEITSYFIRGMSICAKLGYNFNTHNFHETTYKRPTFCETCGGFLWGVIKQGYHCKDCGINCHRHCRDLVGIECLKKHKNTTGSCPCTPAPDSRIKGNSWNIEEEAFVFPQSHETENNQRTSLWENNTGDATLSDRSTQTDPGEWTPEKKDRRGNHHNSLVYASPERKMRKDVSPCKVNTLPQRTRGCSMPVSFLQEKMEELHLYKDKSREPD
- the rasgrp4 gene encoding RAS guanyl-releasing protein 4 isoform X4, producing MGDLWALVRSDGEEAHSQLIDTPCLGPHVNIFQAPSPSVKKRKVSLIFDHMEPHEMAEHLSYLEFKNFCNVSFMDYRSYVVRGSVRDNPALERSVMMCNGVSQWVQLMILSRHTAQQRAQVFTKFIHVAQKLRVLQNFNTLMAVTGGLCHSSISRLKDTSNLLTPDITKALSEMTELLSSRSNYINYRRVYNECSGFKVPILGVHLKDLISLNEALPDYIDDDKINLSKLQHLYSNINDLVAIHSCTPPFEANKDLLHLLTLSLDLYYTEDEIYELSYNKEPKNTKIQAVAPVKPPVVAEWGSGVNPRLDPDTISKHVKQMVDSIMKNYDLNQDGYISLEDFEKIAANFPFSFCTHETDREGQISREEITSYFIRGMSICAKLGYNFNTHNFHETTYKRPTFCETCGGFLWGVIKQGYHCKDCGINCHRHCRDLVGIECLKKHKNTTGSCPCTPAPDSRIKGNSWNIEEEAFVFPQSHETENNQRTSLWENNTGDATLSDRSTQTDPGEWTPEKKDRRGNHHNSLVYASPERKMRKDVSPCKVNTLPQRTRGCSMPVSFLQEKMEELHLYKDKSREPD
- the rasgrp4 gene encoding RAS guanyl-releasing protein 4 isoform X2, with the protein product MNKTKRKPNGESRKLVQRRRNTCPSPHDITRALQSPSSAPSASAASLDELIQRCLNCFDPEGKLSSPRGSQLVHMTLMMHSWVVPSQKFAQKLLTLYKDCPSDKRGLKRTQICHLIRQWISQFPAVFEADPLLEQTMGDLWALVRSDGEEAHSQLIDTPCLGPHVNIFQAPSPSVKKRKVSLIFDHMEPHEMAEHLSYLEFKNFCNVSFMDYRSYVVRGSVRDNPALERSVMMCNGVSQWVQLMILSRHTAQQRAQVFTKFIHVAQKLRVLQNFNTLMAVTGGLCHSSISRLKDTSNLLTPDITKALSEMTELLSSRSNYINYRRVYNECSGFKVPILGVHLKDLISLNEALPDYIDDDKINLSKLQHLYSNINDLVAIHSCTPPFEANKDLLHLLTLSLDLYYTEDEIYELSYNKEPKNTKIQAVAPVKPPVVAEWGSGVNPRLDPDTISKHVKQMVDSIMKNYDLNQDGYISLEDFEKIAANFPFSFCTHETDREGQISREEITSYFIRGMSICAKLGYNFNTHNFHETTYKRPTFCETCGGFLWGVIKQGYHCKDCGINCHRHCRDLVGIECLKKHKNTTGSCPCTPAPDSRIKDIEEEAFVFPQSHETENNQRTSLWENNTGDATLSDRSTQTDPGEWTPEKKDRRGNHHNSLVYASPERKMRKDVSPCKVNTLPQRTRGCSMPVSFLQEKMEELHLYKDKSREPD